A segment of the Methylomonas paludis genome:
TTACCTGACTCTATGCTTATTAAACTGTCTGAATCCAAACCCGGCACTGGCTGCCGCCAAGTCGGTGGATATTGCTATTCAGGGTTTTGTCATTGAAGGTAATCATGTTTTGACGGATGCCCAGTTGCAAGCCCAACTGCTACCCTTTCTGGGACCGGGCCGCAGGTTTGCTGACATTCAGAAGGCGCTGGAAACTTTACAGCAATTTTACCGGGATCAAGGCTATGGTGAAGCTGTGGTGAGTGTGCCGGCCCAGGAGTTAAATGCCGGCATCATCCGCTTTAGCGTGATTGAGCCTATATTGGCGGACATTCATGTTGAATACCAGCCGGAGTCGTTACGGGCATTTTATCCAGAGTCGAAAATACGCGCCAATCTGCCGGCTCTGCAATCCGGGCTGTTATTGCGCAGCGTGGATATCTCGCAAAATATTCAATTGGCCAATGAAAATCCGGCCCGCAAAATGGCAGTGGTACTCAGCCCCGGCGCCGACAAAACCCAGTTGGACGCGACAGTGAAAGTCAGCGGTCTGCCGCCGCGCAAGGCCTATACCACAATCGATAATACCGGTACGGCGCTGACCGGTGAATATCGGATGGGGTTTGGCTTACAACATGCCAATTTATGGGGCCGGGATCATGTCGGCACTTTTAACTATATCACCCCAATTGAATCGCCGACCCATGTTAATTTATTTAGCGGCAGTTACCGGATTCCTTTATACGGCTGGGGTGATTCGCTGGACATTAGTGCGGCCAAATCCGATGTCGGCAATTCTTCCACCGATACCGTGGCCGGGCCGCTACAGTTTGCCGGCAGCGGTGAAATTTATGCACTTAATTACAATTTGCTGCTGCCGCGCTGGGGTGAGTACAGCCATCGTTTGGTAGCCGGTTATAATTACCGGCAATTCAATAACCATTGTACGATAGGCGTATTTGGCAGCCAGGCTTGCGGGCCATCCGGACATGAAATCAGCTTAATGCCGCTGAGTGTTAATTACAGCGGCCAATTCAGCTGGCAAGCTCAAACCCTGAGTTTTTATCTGCTGGGCGCTCATAATCTGCCCGGTATGGCGCACGGCAGTCAAAACGATTTTACTCAGCTGCGTCCCGCTCTCAACGGTGGCGGTGGTGCGC
Coding sequences within it:
- a CDS encoding ShlB/FhaC/HecB family hemolysin secretion/activation protein, which produces MYDSLTAAYKQRKLFYLTLCLLNCLNPNPALAAAKSVDIAIQGFVIEGNHVLTDAQLQAQLLPFLGPGRRFADIQKALETLQQFYRDQGYGEAVVSVPAQELNAGIIRFSVIEPILADIHVEYQPESLRAFYPESKIRANLPALQSGLLLRSVDISQNIQLANENPARKMAVVLSPGADKTQLDATVKVSGLPPRKAYTTIDNTGTALTGEYRMGFGLQHANLWGRDHVGTFNYITPIESPTHVNLFSGSYRIPLYGWGDSLDISAAKSDVGNSSTDTVAGPLQFAGSGEIYALNYNLLLPRWGEYSHRLVAGYNYRQFNNHCTIGVFGSQACGPSGHEISLMPLSVNYSGQFSWQAQTLSFYLLGAHNLPGMAHGSQNDFTQLRPALNGGGGAPAEYNVFRSGFNFNALLVEDWQLRLAGNGQFSPDALVYAEQFSLAGSTMVRGFWEREVTRDTGFVLNNEIYGPDLAELTKLGDHLRGLVFYDYGAGQNNALNGERKQALDLNSVGFGIRLGFNQSLQLKFDGSYVLSGAASHPDGDVRGHLSVYLPYSF